From Neisseria musculi, the proteins below share one genomic window:
- the iscX gene encoding Fe-S cluster assembly protein IscX, producing the protein MKWTDTQRIAEELYDGYPDIDPKTIRFTRLRELILSLPDFNDDPARSGEKILEAVQQAWIREAE; encoded by the coding sequence ATGAAATGGACCGACACCCAACGCATCGCAGAAGAACTTTATGACGGTTATCCCGATATCGACCCGAAAACCATCCGGTTTACCCGGTTGCGCGAGCTGATTCTCAGCCTGCCGGATTTCAACGATGATCCTGCCCGCAGCGGCGAAAAAATCCTCGAAGCCGTGCAGCAGGCTTGGATACGGGAAGCAGAATAG
- the leuC gene encoding 3-isopropylmalate dehydratase large subunit, with amino-acid sequence MKPQTLYDKLWNSHIVREEEDGTVLLYIDRHLVHEVTSPQAFEGLKMAGRKLWRIDSVVSTADHNTPTDHWDEGIKDPISKLQVDTLDNNIKEFGALAYFPFRNKAQGIVHVMGPEQGATLPGMTVVCGDSHTSTHGAFGALAHGIGTSEVEHTMATQCITAKKSKTMLIKVNGRLKPGVAAKDMALYIIGRIGTAGGTGHAVEFGGEAVRSLSMEGRMTLCNMAIEAGARSGIVAVDQTTIDYVKGRPLAPKGEDWEKAAAYWKTLVSDEGAVFDTVYEFDAADIEPQVTWGTSPEMVLDINGRVPNPADEADPVKRSGMERALEYMGLAADTPLNQIPVDVVFIGSCTNSRIEDLREAAAIAKGRRKAANIRRVLVVPGSGLVKNQAEREGLDKIFTEAGFEWREPGCSMCLAMNADRLAPQERCASTSNRNFEGRQGNGGRTHLVSPAMAAAAAVTGCFTDVRRL; translated from the coding sequence ATGAAACCGCAAACCCTTTATGACAAACTTTGGAACAGCCATATCGTCCGCGAAGAAGAAGACGGCACCGTTCTGTTATATATCGACCGCCATCTGGTACACGAAGTTACCAGCCCTCAGGCTTTCGAGGGGCTCAAAATGGCCGGCCGCAAGTTGTGGCGCATCGACAGCGTGGTTTCCACGGCCGACCACAACACCCCCACCGACCATTGGGACGAAGGCATCAAAGATCCCATCTCCAAACTGCAGGTCGATACTTTAGACAACAACATCAAAGAATTCGGTGCACTTGCCTATTTTCCTTTTAGAAACAAGGCTCAGGGCATCGTGCACGTGATGGGGCCCGAGCAGGGCGCCACCTTGCCCGGCATGACCGTGGTTTGCGGCGACTCCCACACCTCCACCCACGGCGCATTCGGCGCGCTGGCGCACGGCATCGGCACCTCCGAAGTCGAACACACCATGGCCACCCAGTGTATCACCGCCAAAAAATCCAAAACCATGCTGATTAAAGTAAACGGCCGTCTGAAACCCGGCGTTGCCGCCAAAGACATGGCTTTATACATTATCGGCCGAATCGGCACCGCCGGCGGCACCGGCCATGCGGTCGAATTCGGCGGCGAAGCTGTCCGCAGCCTCTCGATGGAAGGCCGCATGACCTTGTGCAATATGGCTATCGAGGCCGGCGCGCGCAGCGGCATCGTGGCTGTGGATCAAACCACCATCGATTATGTGAAAGGCAGGCCGCTCGCTCCCAAAGGCGAAGATTGGGAAAAAGCCGCTGCCTACTGGAAAACGCTGGTTTCCGATGAAGGCGCGGTTTTCGACACGGTTTACGAGTTTGATGCTGCCGATATCGAACCGCAGGTTACTTGGGGCACCTCGCCGGAAATGGTGCTCGACATCAACGGCAGAGTACCCAACCCCGCCGATGAAGCCGACCCGGTCAAACGCAGCGGCATGGAGCGCGCGTTGGAATACATGGGGCTGGCCGCCGACACTCCGTTAAACCAAATTCCCGTGGATGTGGTGTTTATCGGTTCCTGCACCAACAGCCGCATTGAAGATTTGCGCGAAGCCGCTGCCATAGCCAAAGGCCGCCGTAAAGCCGCCAATATCCGCCGCGTATTGGTGGTGCCGGGTTCGGGCTTGGTAAAAAATCAGGCCGAGCGCGAAGGCTTGGACAAAATCTTCACCGAAGCCGGCTTCGAATGGCGCGAACCGGGCTGCTCGATGTGCCTGGCCATGAACGCCGACCGCCTCGCACCACAGGAACGTTGCGCCTCCACTTCCAACCGCAACTTCGAAGGCCGCCAAGGCAACGGCGGGCGCACCCACTTGGTCAGCCCGGCAATGGCCGCCGCTGCCGCAGTTACCGGCTGTTTCACCGATGTACGCCGTCTGTAA
- a CDS encoding entericidin A/B family lipoprotein has protein sequence MKKTVLAVLTAMTLLSACNTVSGFGKDVSKAGDKLEQTADRHGH, from the coding sequence ATGAAAAAAACCGTATTGGCCGTATTAACCGCCATGACTTTATTGTCTGCCTGCAACACCGTATCGGGCTTCGGCAAAGATGTATCCAAAGCCGGCGACAAACTTGAGCAAACTGCCGACCGCCACGGCCACTAA
- a CDS encoding PilX family type IV pilin, translating to MKSKQKIQGFTLVELMVAVAIIGIIAGIAYPSYSRYIERGHLTDAQAELLDINNNIKTERVSTPGSLSSQTDLQKRASGLFRDPELEARYEITAVMPDQNSLRYNLVITPKANNGYTLALWMNSVGEAYRCQDAVSARAQNTTGKCEQIGNKK from the coding sequence ATGAAATCAAAACAGAAAATACAAGGTTTTACCTTGGTTGAATTGATGGTTGCGGTGGCGATTATCGGCATAATTGCCGGGATAGCTTACCCTTCATATAGCCGCTATATCGAGCGCGGGCATTTAACCGATGCCCAGGCAGAATTGTTGGATATCAATAACAATATTAAAACCGAACGTGTCAGCACTCCGGGGTCATTGTCCAGCCAAACAGATTTGCAAAAAAGAGCTTCAGGGTTGTTTAGGGATCCAGAGCTGGAAGCTCGCTATGAAATCACAGCAGTGATGCCTGATCAAAACAGCCTGCGCTATAACTTGGTGATTACGCCCAAAGCAAATAATGGTTATACCTTGGCATTGTGGATGAACAGTGTCGGTGAGGCTTATCGATGTCAAGATGCCGTTTCTGCACGGGCTCAGAATACAACGGGAAAATGTGAGCAGATTGGCAATAAAAAGTAA
- a CDS encoding DUF2789 family protein: MPAHPPEFIEQCAGFTDLFLQLGLPAEPQEIAGFIMRHRPLPESVSLSDAPFWNTAQAQFLQEQRQLDEPPFNILIDQLSEALRG; encoded by the coding sequence GTGCCTGCCCACCCGCCCGAATTTATCGAACAATGCGCCGGCTTCACCGACCTGTTTCTGCAATTGGGGCTGCCTGCCGAACCGCAGGAGATTGCCGGCTTTATCATGCGGCACCGCCCGCTGCCTGAGTCGGTTTCACTGTCCGATGCGCCGTTTTGGAACACCGCGCAAGCGCAGTTTTTGCAAGAGCAGCGCCAACTGGACGAGCCGCCGTTCAATATATTGATCGACCAGCTCAGCGAAGCCCTGCGCGGTTAA
- a CDS encoding alpha/beta fold hydrolase, whose product MPPLMVQTENNPEGLPKALFDDFQKQLLANRAQFYYDVPAGPFYGFNRPDAKVSEPVIQNWWQQGMMGAAKAHYDGIAAFSQTDFTEDLKKITVPVLVMHGSGDQVVPFEISGKRSAQLLQNSTLKVYPGYSHGMLTINPEVINPDLLAFIQN is encoded by the coding sequence GTGCCGCCTTTAATGGTGCAGACAGAAAATAATCCTGAAGGGCTGCCCAAAGCATTATTCGATGACTTCCAAAAACAGCTGTTGGCCAACCGCGCCCAGTTTTACTATGATGTTCCCGCCGGCCCTTTCTACGGCTTTAACCGCCCGGACGCAAAAGTGTCCGAACCGGTTATCCAAAACTGGTGGCAGCAAGGCATGATGGGGGCAGCAAAAGCCCACTACGACGGCATCGCGGCATTTTCCCAAACCGACTTTACCGAAGATTTGAAAAAAATTACCGTACCCGTGTTGGTGATGCACGGCAGCGGTGACCAAGTCGTCCCATTTGAAATTTCGGGAAAACGGTCGGCACAACTACTGCAAAACAGTACATTAAAAGTGTATCCGGGCTACTCCCACGGAATGCTCACCATTAATCCTGAAGTGATCAATCCCGATTTGCTGGCATTTATCCAAAATTGA
- a CDS encoding alpha/beta fold hydrolase — translation MSFVTTRDGVQIFYKDWGPKDAEVLFFHHGWPLSSDDWDAQLPYFVAKGYRVIAHDRRGHGRSSQVWDGHDMDHYADDAAAVVEHLGIQKAVHIGHSTGGGEVVRYIARHGESRVSKAVYQKPCIKSRVSKAVYQKPCIKSRVSKAVYQKPCIKSRVGKCRAAFNGADRK, via the coding sequence ATGAGTTTTGTAACCACTCGGGACGGCGTTCAGATTTTCTATAAAGATTGGGGGCCGAAAGATGCAGAAGTATTATTTTTTCATCACGGCTGGCCGCTCAGTTCCGATGATTGGGACGCACAACTGCCCTATTTCGTTGCCAAAGGCTACCGCGTTATCGCCCATGACCGCCGCGGACACGGCCGCTCAAGCCAAGTGTGGGACGGGCACGATATGGATCACTATGCCGATGATGCGGCGGCGGTAGTCGAACACTTGGGCATTCAAAAAGCCGTGCATATCGGGCATTCCACAGGCGGCGGAGAGGTGGTGCGCTATATCGCCCGCCACGGCGAAAGCCGTGTATCAAAAGCCGTGTATCAAAAGCCGTGTATCAAAAGCCGTGTATCAAAAGCCGTGTATCAAAAGCCGTGTATCAAAAGCCGTGTATCAAAAGCCGTGTATCAAAAGCCGTGTATCAAAAGCCGTGTTGGTAAGTGCCGTGCCGCCTTTAATGGTGCAGACAGAAAATAA
- a CDS encoding LysR family transcriptional regulator — translation MGNVDLNDIRLFVAVVQAGSFSKAADLANIPKSRLSRRISRLEAGLGTALMDRSRRGVLLNEVGEQFYLRAQQMMQAAEAAVNGVQGRLDTPGGLLRISVSTEVGRGFLMLHLAEYMRRYPDVVLEVEINNKKVNMIQDGIDISLRLSLPEDGNVVARKLTDIELGLFAAESYLQRAGCPESPHELHGHTLLNKYDGPEWRFVCRQHCVHIQGSCKLSSNDANLLGQMVSDGIGIALLPCFDNMLRSGGWVRLLPQWRVDTVPLYLVYYKNRGSTPNVASMVDFLLEKSGRR, via the coding sequence ATGGGTAATGTGGATTTAAACGATATCCGCCTGTTTGTGGCGGTGGTGCAGGCGGGCAGTTTCAGCAAGGCGGCGGATTTGGCGAATATTCCCAAGTCGCGCCTGAGCCGCCGCATCAGCCGTTTGGAGGCCGGCTTGGGCACGGCATTGATGGACAGAAGCAGACGGGGTGTATTGCTCAACGAAGTGGGTGAGCAGTTTTACCTGCGCGCGCAGCAGATGATGCAGGCGGCCGAAGCGGCGGTCAACGGCGTGCAGGGCAGGCTTGACACGCCGGGTGGGCTGCTGCGGATATCGGTTTCCACAGAAGTGGGGCGCGGTTTTCTGATGCTGCATCTGGCCGAATATATGCGCCGCTATCCCGATGTGGTGCTGGAAGTTGAAATCAACAATAAAAAAGTGAATATGATTCAAGACGGCATCGATATTTCCCTGCGCTTGAGCCTGCCCGAAGACGGCAACGTTGTCGCCCGCAAACTCACCGACATCGAGCTGGGGCTGTTTGCCGCAGAAAGCTACCTGCAACGCGCCGGCTGCCCCGAAAGCCCGCACGAGCTGCACGGGCATACGCTGTTAAACAAATATGACGGCCCCGAATGGCGGTTTGTCTGCAGACAGCACTGCGTGCATATTCAGGGCAGCTGCAAACTCAGCAGCAACGATGCCAACCTGCTCGGGCAGATGGTTTCAGACGGCATCGGCATCGCGCTTCTGCCCTGTTTCGACAATATGCTGCGCAGCGGCGGCTGGGTGCGGTTGCTGCCGCAATGGAGGGTCGATACCGTGCCGCTGTATCTGGTGTATTACAAAAACCGGGGCTCCACCCCCAATGTGGCCAGCATGGTGGATTTTCTGCTGGAAAAATCCGGCAGGCGCTGA
- the gshA gene encoding glutamate--cysteine ligase — protein sequence MSLPVMSGAYLAQLQEFERTILNHQTKIEAWFRQRWAQHKPPFYGSVDIRNAGYKMASIDMNLFPGGFNNLNPAFTQLAAHAAQDAVERACPQAKSVLIVPENHTRNTFYLQNAYALSTILRTAGFEVRLGSLNPEITEAAEFETALGDKILLEPLLRTRERVHLADGFSPCLVLLNNDLSAGVPEILQGIAQTVLPPLHGGWTTRRKTAHFAAYNQVAAEFAELLGIDVWHINPYFEQIGGLDFQEREGEDALAEAVERMLAKIQAKYDEKGITDKPFVIVKADAGTYGMGVMSVKSADEVRGLNRKNRNKMAKIKEGLQVSEVIVQEGIYTYEILDGAVSEPVVYMMDRFVIGGFFRVHEGRANDENLNAGGMVFVPLNQAIPVAGAEEGSEERCKRVFAQWDSLGVPQTNAANPDCGCNRLYVYGVMARLSLLAASLELEQTAG from the coding sequence ATGTCGCTGCCCGTAATGTCTGGTGCCTATCTGGCGCAACTTCAAGAATTTGAACGGACCATTTTAAACCACCAAACCAAAATCGAGGCTTGGTTCCGCCAACGGTGGGCGCAGCACAAGCCGCCGTTTTACGGTTCGGTCGATATCCGCAATGCCGGCTATAAAATGGCTTCTATCGATATGAATCTGTTTCCGGGGGGCTTCAATAATCTCAATCCGGCCTTCACCCAGTTGGCGGCACACGCCGCGCAGGACGCGGTAGAGCGCGCCTGCCCGCAGGCGAAATCGGTGTTGATTGTGCCCGAAAACCATACCCGCAACACTTTTTATCTGCAAAATGCGTATGCCTTGAGCACCATTCTGCGCACGGCGGGGTTTGAGGTGCGCTTGGGCAGCCTCAACCCCGAGATTACTGAGGCGGCAGAGTTTGAAACCGCATTGGGCGATAAAATCCTGCTCGAACCGTTGCTGCGCACCAGGGAGAGGGTGCACCTGGCAGACGGATTCTCGCCCTGCCTGGTGTTGCTGAACAATGATTTGTCGGCCGGCGTGCCGGAAATTTTGCAGGGCATCGCGCAAACCGTGCTGCCGCCGCTGCACGGAGGCTGGACGACCCGCCGTAAAACCGCCCACTTTGCCGCCTACAATCAAGTGGCAGCCGAATTTGCCGAACTGCTGGGCATAGACGTGTGGCACATCAACCCTTATTTCGAGCAGATCGGCGGTTTGGATTTTCAAGAACGCGAAGGTGAAGACGCGCTGGCCGAAGCAGTGGAGCGGATGCTGGCGAAAATCCAGGCCAAATACGATGAAAAAGGCATTACCGACAAGCCTTTTGTGATTGTGAAAGCCGATGCGGGCACATACGGCATGGGTGTGATGAGCGTGAAATCGGCCGATGAAGTGCGCGGGTTAAACCGTAAAAACCGCAATAAAATGGCCAAAATCAAAGAAGGCTTGCAAGTGAGCGAAGTGATTGTGCAGGAAGGCATCTACACTTATGAAATACTTGACGGCGCAGTTTCCGAGCCGGTGGTGTATATGATGGACCGTTTCGTGATCGGCGGTTTTTTCCGCGTGCACGAAGGGCGCGCCAACGATGAAAACCTCAACGCGGGCGGCATGGTGTTTGTGCCGCTGAACCAGGCGATTCCGGTGGCGGGCGCGGAAGAGGGCAGCGAAGAGCGCTGCAAACGCGTGTTCGCCCAATGGGATTCGCTGGGCGTACCGCAAACCAATGCCGCCAACCCCGATTGCGGGTGCAACCGCCTGTATGTTTACGGCGTGATGGCGCGCCTGTCGCTGCTGGCCGCTTCGCTGGAGTTAGAGCAGACGGCAGGGTAA
- the leuD gene encoding 3-isopropylmalate dehydratase small subunit, translated as MKAFTQITALVAPLDRANVDTDAIIPKQFLKSIKRSGFGPNAFDEWRYLDHGEPGMDNSKRPLNPDFPLNQPRYQGAQILLTRKNFGCGSSREHAPWALDDYGFRAVIAPSFADIFFNNCYKNGLLPIVLGEEAVDQLFKEVEANEGYRLAIDLETQTLTTPSGQTFTFDITEHRKHCLLNGLDEIGLTLQHTDEIKAFEEQRKASQPWLFHV; from the coding sequence ATGAAAGCATTCACGCAAATTACCGCATTGGTTGCCCCGCTTGACCGCGCCAATGTTGATACCGATGCCATTATCCCCAAACAATTTTTAAAATCCATCAAGCGCAGCGGCTTCGGCCCCAATGCTTTTGATGAATGGCGCTATCTCGACCACGGCGAGCCGGGCATGGATAACAGCAAACGCCCGCTCAACCCCGATTTTCCGCTCAATCAGCCGCGCTACCAAGGCGCACAAATCCTACTCACCCGCAAAAACTTTGGCTGCGGTTCATCACGCGAACACGCCCCGTGGGCTCTTGATGATTACGGCTTCCGCGCCGTTATCGCTCCCAGCTTTGCCGACATTTTCTTCAACAATTGCTACAAAAACGGCCTGCTGCCGATTGTGCTGGGCGAAGAAGCAGTCGACCAACTGTTTAAAGAAGTGGAAGCCAACGAAGGCTACCGTTTGGCCATTGATTTGGAAACGCAGACTCTCACCACACCGAGCGGCCAAACATTCACTTTCGACATTACCGAACACCGCAAACACTGCCTGTTAAACGGCCTTGACGAAATCGGCCTGACCCTGCAGCACACCGATGAAATCAAGGCGTTTGAAGAGCAACGCAAAGCCTCGCAACCGTGGCTGTTTCATGTTTGA
- a CDS encoding hydrolase, with product MANKKPYIRLDKNDAAMLLVDHQTGLLSLVRDIEPDKFKNNVLATADLAKYFGLPTILTTSFENGPNGPLVPELKEIFPDAPYIARPGNINAWDNEDFVKAVKATGKKQLIIAGVVTEVCVAFPALSAIEEGYDVFVITDASGTFNTMTRDAA from the coding sequence ATGGCAAACAAAAAACCCTATATCCGCCTCGACAAAAACGATGCCGCCATGCTGCTGGTCGACCACCAAACCGGCCTGCTCTCGCTGGTGCGCGATATCGAACCCGACAAGTTCAAAAACAACGTGCTGGCCACCGCCGATTTGGCCAAATATTTCGGCCTGCCCACCATTCTCACCACCAGCTTTGAAAACGGCCCCAACGGCCCGCTGGTGCCCGAATTGAAAGAAATCTTTCCCGATGCGCCCTACATCGCCCGCCCCGGCAACATCAACGCCTGGGACAACGAAGATTTTGTGAAAGCCGTCAAAGCCACCGGCAAAAAACAGCTCATCATCGCCGGCGTGGTAACCGAAGTGTGCGTGGCCTTCCCAGCGCTTTCCGCCATCGAAGAAGGCTATGATGTGTTTGTGATTACCGATGCTTCCGGCACCTTCAACACCATGACCCGCGATGCTGCGTAG
- a CDS encoding hydrolase — protein sequence MSQPANFNGAAPKIDPANAAMLLIDHQSGLFNTVRDLNVRELRANAVTLAKVAALAKMPVITTASVPQGPNGPLIPEIHEAAPHAQYVARKGQINSWDNPDFVAAVKATGKKQLIIAGTITSVCMAFPAISAIAEGYQVFCVVDASGTYSKMAQEITLARIVQAGAVPMDTAAVCSEIQQTWNRPDAAEWAKAYEAVFPEYALLIESYIKARQVEHDGEQLDSERA from the coding sequence ATGAGCCAACCCGCAAACTTCAACGGCGCCGCGCCGAAAATCGATCCCGCCAACGCCGCGATGCTGTTAATCGACCACCAAAGCGGCCTGTTTAACACCGTGCGCGATTTGAACGTGCGCGAGCTGCGCGCCAACGCCGTTACGCTGGCGAAAGTGGCGGCTTTGGCCAAAATGCCGGTAATTACCACCGCTTCGGTGCCGCAAGGCCCCAACGGCCCCTTGATTCCCGAAATCCACGAAGCCGCGCCGCATGCGCAATACGTTGCCCGCAAAGGCCAGATTAACTCTTGGGACAACCCCGATTTCGTGGCCGCCGTGAAAGCTACCGGCAAAAAGCAACTCATCATCGCCGGCACTATTACCAGCGTGTGCATGGCCTTCCCCGCCATCTCCGCGATTGCCGAGGGCTATCAGGTGTTCTGCGTGGTCGATGCTTCCGGCACCTACAGCAAAATGGCGCAGGAAATCACGCTGGCGCGCATCGTGCAGGCAGGAGCCGTGCCGATGGACACCGCCGCCGTGTGCTCCGAAATCCAGCAAACCTGGAACCGCCCCGACGCTGCCGAATGGGCAAAAGCCTATGAAGCCGTGTTCCCCGAATACGCGCTGCTGATTGAAAGCTACATCAAAGCCCGCCAAGTGGAGCACGATGGCGAGCAATTGGATTCCGAGCGCGCCTGA
- a CDS encoding NADPH-dependent FMN reductase yields MTQIALIVGSLSKQSINRAVAEHIAAQAPAGVAVEEVQIGDLPLYTQDLDAESVPAYDRVRAQLKAADAVLIVSPEHNRAMPAAVKNIIDIASRPFGQSVWAGKKAAVVTASPGGYGGINSGLQIRQSLQPLGADVLIAPEVFLSRANAALENGKVADERTAQFLNQFAATFYAWAAQ; encoded by the coding sequence ATGACCCAAATCGCCCTGATTGTCGGCAGCCTGAGCAAACAGTCTATCAACCGCGCCGTGGCCGAACATATTGCCGCGCAGGCACCCGCCGGCGTGGCAGTCGAAGAAGTGCAGATCGGCGATCTGCCGCTCTACACGCAAGATCTCGATGCCGAAAGCGTGCCGGCCTACGATCGCGTGCGCGCACAGCTCAAAGCCGCCGATGCCGTGTTAATCGTCAGCCCCGAACACAACCGCGCCATGCCTGCCGCCGTGAAAAACATTATCGATATTGCCTCGCGCCCGTTCGGCCAAAGCGTTTGGGCAGGCAAAAAAGCCGCTGTCGTTACCGCCTCGCCCGGCGGCTACGGCGGCATCAACAGCGGCCTGCAAATCCGCCAAAGCCTGCAACCGCTGGGAGCAGACGTGCTAATCGCACCCGAAGTGTTTCTCAGCCGCGCCAACGCCGCGCTGGAAAACGGCAAGGTAGCCGATGAGCGCACCGCGCAGTTTTTAAACCAATTCGCCGCCACCTTTTACGCCTGGGCAGCGCAATAA
- a CDS encoding pilus assembly PilX family protein produces MRQPQPFVTFKPKSAQQGFSLFIVLMVMIVVAFLVVSVTQSYNTEQRISTNDADHKFATALAEAALRTGEKRIADDDLDASQFTEDCENALCNVGTNPAWERATCGKSKTESCIDNSSGIFAAREAAQPSRYIIEYISQQPDGSEIYRVTAKAWGKNRNTVVILQSYVAAGK; encoded by the coding sequence ATGCGCCAACCGCAGCCTTTCGTAACTTTTAAACCCAAATCGGCACAACAGGGCTTTTCACTGTTTATTGTATTGATGGTAATGATTGTAGTGGCTTTTTTGGTAGTAAGCGTAACCCAGTCTTATAACACCGAGCAGCGTATCAGCACCAACGATGCAGATCACAAATTTGCTACAGCATTGGCTGAAGCCGCATTGCGGACAGGTGAGAAAAGAATTGCTGACGATGATCTTGATGCAAGCCAGTTCACAGAAGATTGCGAAAACGCTCTGTGTAATGTAGGCACGAATCCTGCTTGGGAGCGCGCTACCTGTGGAAAATCCAAAACCGAATCATGTATAGATAACAGCAGCGGAATATTCGCAGCCAGAGAAGCTGCGCAACCTTCCCGTTATATTATTGAATATATCAGCCAGCAGCCTGACGGTTCGGAAATCTACCGCGTAACGGCTAAAGCATGGGGTAAAAACAGAAACACTGTTGTGATTTTACAGTCTTATGTGGCAGCGGGAAAATAG
- a CDS encoding glutathione S-transferase family protein, producing MKLYYAPGTCALACWIALEWAGADYEAVRADYASEEYKRINPLAAVPALDIGGKRTMTQAAAILQYIADSHPESRLGSNEGLENAFELNETMSFLASDLHPAFWPFFMPYRYTTDESEAALKAVKESAYARIDRAMLHLENLLAAGGGYVYQGRRSIADAYAFVMVRWTENLPKSWREYPEIAKFMERMTADQAVQYVMQAQKA from the coding sequence ATGAAACTCTACTATGCCCCCGGCACCTGCGCACTGGCCTGCTGGATTGCCTTAGAATGGGCCGGTGCCGACTATGAAGCGGTGCGCGCCGACTATGCTTCAGAAGAATACAAACGCATCAACCCACTGGCCGCCGTACCCGCGCTCGACATCGGCGGCAAACGCACGATGACCCAGGCCGCCGCCATTTTGCAATATATTGCCGACTCCCACCCCGAAAGCCGGCTCGGCAGCAACGAAGGCTTGGAAAACGCGTTCGAGCTGAACGAAACCATGTCTTTTCTCGCCAGCGACCTGCACCCCGCCTTCTGGCCGTTTTTCATGCCCTACCGTTACACCACCGATGAAAGCGAGGCGGCATTGAAAGCGGTGAAAGAATCGGCCTATGCCCGCATCGACCGCGCCATGCTGCACCTGGAAAACCTGCTGGCCGCCGGCGGGGGCTATGTGTACCAAGGCCGCCGCAGCATTGCCGATGCCTACGCATTTGTGATGGTGCGCTGGACGGAAAACCTGCCGAAAAGCTGGCGCGAATACCCCGAAATTGCAAAATTTATGGAACGCATGACGGCCGACCAAGCCGTGCAGTATGTGATGCAGGCGCAAAAAGCCTGA
- a CDS encoding asparaginase — MHTLPSIFVLYTGGTIGMSQSRQGLRPDAALAGKALLPFAGRFRFDWHLCDPLIDSSAVTLADWQSWLQLVAEKIPQYNGVLVLHGTDTLAYAANLFALALQGLDKPVVLTGSQLPYDAENSDAPLNLATAVTAFELDLRETVIAFNGKLFPAVGSSKTSTESAEGFSNPHFGTLAQWSPEQGWDNVRIRPSEKTGQALQVRPLNPQAKVICTTLIPGFAAQACSDGLDRSGADAVVLQSYGHGNAPADAGFIDAVRRFTAKGGLLLNISQVPQGNAAAVYAQGSALRGAGVVNGGKANLETAAVLLTLAVGSGWTAGRLQQELLDLGLVEEA; from the coding sequence ATGCACACCTTACCCTCCATTTTCGTACTCTACACCGGCGGCACCATCGGCATGAGCCAAAGCAGGCAAGGCCTGCGCCCGGATGCCGCGCTGGCAGGCAAAGCCCTGCTGCCGTTTGCCGGCCGCTTCCGTTTTGATTGGCATTTATGCGACCCGCTGATTGATTCCTCGGCGGTTACGCTTGCCGACTGGCAAAGCTGGCTGCAACTGGTGGCGGAAAAAATCCCGCAATACAACGGCGTGCTGGTGCTGCACGGCACCGACACATTGGCCTACGCCGCCAATCTGTTTGCACTCGCCCTGCAGGGGTTGGACAAACCTGTGGTGCTGACCGGCTCGCAGCTGCCCTACGATGCAGAAAACAGTGATGCCCCGCTGAACCTTGCCACCGCCGTGACCGCTTTCGAGCTGGATCTGCGCGAAACCGTGATTGCCTTTAACGGCAAACTGTTTCCCGCCGTGGGCAGCAGCAAAACCAGCACCGAAAGCGCGGAAGGTTTCAGCAACCCGCATTTCGGCACACTGGCGCAATGGTCGCCCGAACAAGGCTGGGATAATGTGCGCATCAGGCCGTCTGAAAAAACAGGGCAGGCTTTGCAGGTGCGCCCGCTGAACCCGCAGGCCAAAGTGATCTGCACCACGCTGATTCCCGGTTTTGCTGCACAAGCCTGTTCAGACGGCCTCGACCGCAGCGGGGCAGACGCTGTGGTATTGCAAAGCTACGGCCACGGCAATGCCCCGGCAGATGCCGGTTTCATCGATGCCGTGCGGCGGTTTACCGCAAAAGGCGGCCTGTTGCTGAACATCAGCCAAGTGCCGCAAGGCAACGCCGCCGCCGTTTATGCGCAGGGCAGCGCGCTGCGGGGCGCGGGCGTGGTGAACGGCGGCAAAGCCAACTTGGAAACCGCCGCCGTGCTGCTCACGCTGGCTGTCGGCAGCGGTTGGACTGCCGGCCGGCTGCAGCAGGAGCTGCTTGATTTGGGCTTGGTGGAAGAAGCATAA